In Salvia miltiorrhiza cultivar Shanhuang (shh) chromosome 4, IMPLAD_Smil_shh, whole genome shotgun sequence, the DNA window TAAACAGATTTTGAAGGAGCACTGTCGTTCCTTCAAACCGATTATTGTCAGTATCATCGAACCCAAGAAGGGTCTTCACAAAGTTTCGCATAATTACTGGCACTCACTCAATCTCATCCCTCGTCACCAGAATTGCAGGGTTCCGCGTCGACCTAACCTCTGGTTACTTGCCCAGCCGACGGTGGTTACCAACGTTGTGTTCTCTTCGGAACAGGCCATTATCTCTGATTGTTCGTGGCAGTCTATTAATTTCAGAATTGCTTTGGTTCATGGCGCTAATGATGCTATTCTTCGGCGGACTCTTTGGTGTGATCTTCTTCGCTTTGTTGATGGCCAAACTGTTTTTATTGGCGACTTTAATGCGGTTAAAGGTGCACACGAGCGTCTTAGCTCGGTAATGCCTTCCCGTTCCTCTTGTTTGGAGTTTTGCAGGTTTATTGACGATACGGGTTTCTTGGAGCCGAATTCCACTGGGCTTCAATTCTCTTGGTCTGGCAGACGTTTTCTTCCTGAGCACGTTGAGTCGTTGCTTGATAGGGCGCTGATCTCTCCGACCTTTTCAGATCTCTGGAGTTCGATCAACACTCAGGTGCTCCCGAGATCTTCCTCGGATCATTCCCCGATTGTGCTCCGGTGTACCCAACAGATCACTCCTGGGAAGAAGGCTTTTCGGTTTTTAAATATGTGGATCTCCCACCCGGATTTCTTAGATATTGTTAGCGCCTCCTGGAAAGAAAGTATCAATACTCCTTGTCCTATCCTCACGGTTATGCTGAAGCTTAAGCGCCTGAAGGGTCACCTTCGAACTTGGAATAAAGTGGGATTTGGTCATGTTGACACGAAGTTGGCGGATCTTCAAAGTGATTTACTCAGGATTCAGGATAGTATTTCGCGGGATGGTTACACAGATGCGGTTTTCGATGAGGAGATCTCGAAACAGGCGGAAATCAGCACGCTTCTTTCCAGAAAGAATGTTCACATGCAGCAGCAAAGCCGGAGTTCTTGGCTAAAGGATGGGGATAGGAACACTGCTTTTTTTCACAGGATGTTGAAGTACCGTAATTCTGGTTTCATGATCAGTCATCTGCTCATTGGTGGGGTCGCAGTGTATGATCAAACTATTATTGAATCTCACATTGTAGATCACTTTACTACGTTGTTTTCTCAAGGACCGGTGGAAGATGTTGATATGGTTCATCTGGAAGCTAATATCGATATGCAGGTCTCGTTGGAGCAGAATTTCAAGCTGACGGAGATCCCTTCGGATTTGGAAATTTCCAACTCCGTTCTTAATATGGATGCCCATAGCGCCCCTGGTCCTGATGGGTTCTCTGGTATGTTCTATCACACTTGCTGGAACATTCTTAAGGAGGATATTATTAGAGCAGTCCGTTGTTTCTTCCTCAATTCGTACCTGCCGAGCGGGTGCAATGCCAACACTCTTATTTTGATCCCAAAATCTGATTCGGTCACCACGGTCTCGGATCTTAGACCGATTATCCTttcgaatttcttcttcaaaattatcTCCAAGATTTTGGCGGATCGTTTAAATAAGGTTGCTTCGGCAACTGTTTCTCACAATCAATTTGGGTTTATTGGAGGTCGCTCGATTCACGACTGCATCTTGTTGGGCTCGGAATGCTTTAATTGTATGAACCGCACGAACCGTAAGTCTAACATGGCgtgtaaaattgatatcaagAAGGCGTTTGACACCATGAGCTGGGACTTTATCCTCAAGATGCTACGTGTGCTGGGTTATCAGGAGACTTTCATTTCTTGGATTGCCATTATTTTCAGCTCGGCTAGAATCTCTATTCTTTATAATGGACGTCTTAGCGGTTATTTTGCTTGCACTAGAGGGGTCCGTCAAGGGGACCCTCTCTCGCCTATTCTTTTTGGGATCGCGGAGGATTTGCTCAGCCACCTTTTCTTAAATTGTGTGGCTTCGCGTCATCTAATCCCCATGAGTTATAGCAGGAACATGGATTTTCCGACTCACCTTTTATATGCGGATGACATTTTGGTCTTTTGCCGGGCCTCGGTGCGCAATGCCAAGAAGATTAAGCACATCTTAGAGTACTATTACAGTTTATCGGGACAAAACTGCAGCCTTGAGAAATCGAGAATTTACTTTGGGCAGGGGGTTTCCACCCACATGAAGCGAGGTATCAATCGGGTTTTGGGCTTTACACAAGGAGGGGAGCAGGTGAACTACCTAGGCGCCCCTCTTTTTGTGGGGCGGCCTCGTGTTTCTCATTTTTTGGGGATAAAAGATCGTATTGTGCAGAAGTTCTCGCGTTGGGCAGGTCGTAATCTTTCGATGGCGGGTCGTCTCTGTCTGGTTAAATCGGTGATCCAGAGCTCGATCATTCATACGATGATGGTGTTTCGTTGGCCGATTTCGTTACTCCGTGAGTTAGACAGGAAGTGCAGAAATTTTATCTGGACTGGAAACACGGAGAAGAAGCCCCCGTGTGCTGTTAATTGGGATCGTTGCTGCTCGAGTTTTGAAGAGGGGGGGCTTGGTATTCGGTCTTTCGCTTTAATGAACAGGAGTTACCTTATGAGAATGGCTTGGAATGTGATTAAAGGGGGAACTCTGGCATCCGATCTTCTTAGCTCGAGATATCTTACCTCTCAAGGTTATGCGAAGAGAAACGTGGCGAACTCTACCATCTGGATTGGGCTAAAACCGGAGGTGATCGACCTCGTCAATAACTCCTACTCGGCCCTGGGGAATGGTCACTCCACTCTTTTTTGGACGGACAACTGGCTTGGGTATAAATTGTGCGATAAGTTGGGCATTCCTGATCCTCTGATTGACCGGCTCACTTATACGGTTTCGGACTATTTTTTTGAGGGCACTTGGCATTTCTCGGAGAATTTTGTTGTGAATTTTCCTGAGGTGGTTTACGACATCCTTCTTCTTCCGATGAGCTCTGACCCTGATACTCGCCTCTGGAAGCCTTCGGTACATGGTAATGTCACCTCGTCTCTGGCTTTGGCACATATTAGTACCTGTTATCCTCGGTGGCTTGGGGGTCGTGGATCTGGGATTCCTCCATCCCGATGCGCAGATCGTTGGTCTGCTGGCGTCTTATCCATGGGAGGTTGCCTACGGTGGATTGCCTGAGACGTCAAGGTTTGGTTGCTCCCAATGTCTGTTCTCTCTGTTGGAATGCGGCTGAGTCGATTGATCACATCTTCTGGCAATGTAAAATGGTTGCTCCCATTTGGCAGATTTTTCTGGAGTGGTTTGGGAAAATTGAGCTTATTGAGTGCCCGGACATTCACTCTTTCCTTACTTTTGCTTGGAATTCTTCTTTCAGTTCTCTCTTACAGCGTCTTTGGAAAATCGGTGTTATTAGTCTTATTTGGAATATTTGGATCAGCCGTAACAATGTTATTTTCGATGATCAAGCGTTTAGCGCGGTTGCTGTTATTAAGTTTCTTAAGCTGGTTTTTAAGGAGACGGATGATATTAAGAAGCTTGGATTTATGGATAATATTTGGAGTGACTATCTTTCTCTCCGCAACCTCGGTGTGAAGTCTAGACCTGCTCCCCCTCCGGATTACATATCGGTTTATTGGTGGCCTCCTGACATCAACTGGGTCAAGGTGAACACGGACGGTTCCGCTTCGGGCGCACCAGGCTTAATCTCCGCTGGTGGGGTTTTTAGAAATCATAAAGCGGACGTCTGTGGCTGTTTTCATATAAAGGGTGGCTCGGGCTTTGCGTTCGAAGCTGAGCTTCTTGGAGTCATCACGGCCATAGCCATTGCTCACAACCGAGGGTGGCGTCGCCTTTGGCTGGAGGCGGACTCCTCTTATGTCGTGAATTTGCTTCAGAACCGTGGCATGgatgtgccttggcgttttagGACTTATTGGAAGGATACTCTCAGGCGTCTTGAGGATTTTGTTTTCACGGTTACACACATATACAGAGAAGGTAATACTGCTGCGGACATCATGGCCCACTCGTCTCGCCGGGAAGGGTGGTGGTCTAATGAGATTGAGGAAATTAAGGAGGCGGTGCGGTTGGACATGTCGACGCACAGCTACACTCGACGTATTTGATCTGCGTCTGTTGTTGTCGTTGGGGTTCTGCTCGGTTGCTAGGCTGCTTCGGGTGGTCGGCTGCTGTTCTGCCTTTTGTCGAACAGCTGGGAGGCGGTTTGCGGATGCTCGTGGGAACAAGGTTGGTGTGTTGCTTTGGGGCTTTGCTGCTGCGGTTTCTCGGGAGACTCGGTTGGGAAGCTGGACGTATGCTGCTGTGCGGGGGTTGTTTTGGGGTGGCGCTTTTCGTGGTTCCGTTGGGGTGGTCTTAACCGCCCCGTTGATTTTTTggtctttgttttgttttggtgAGGTAAGAGCCGGGactgtttggggacgatggtcaggccggagttccagaaactttcccttccgctctttaCCTCTCGGTTTTTTGTCTgctagacgagtactctttttcctatttacggtttttcccactgggttttctgtaaataggttttaatgaggctcggcccttagtctgctgtctgtgctttcaagggttttcttTAGGTTTTTTCTCTTTATAATAAAATCGCAGTTTATATAATTCTTTGTATTACATCTTCAGCCAAACAAGCAAGATGTAGAATTCTTTAGTTCCTAAAAAAACAGAATATGTGATGCATTCCATACGTTCATTGCTTATACACTCGATGTTCGTCGCATTATTAATGTAAGTTCAAAAAATACAATGATAGCCAAATCGAGGATTAATTTCAGTTGGGATTAGCAAAATTATGGGGATCTTGCTTTGATTCGTAGCTTTGGCCGGAGAACAGTTTGACATCTATACCCGTATTGTTCATTAAAAAGTCTAAAGAAATATACTGTACTATAAAATTAAGAATACGCATAATTGATTTAATCTTAACCGTTGGATCAGTCATGATGGAATTACAAGATTATATCTTATATCTAACTATACGTGAAAATCTAAAGTAATAGAAGCTAATGAAAATACGATATAGTGCCTAGATTAAATTAGTGTATGGGTTAGTTCTTATAAAAATACGATATAGTGATGGAATAACAGATCTTTCCAAATCTTAATTCCATTTCAGTTGGAAAGAACAAAATTATCGGGATTGTGTTATTGTTTGTAATATCGGAAGAAATACATAGGGGCAGATCTACCCTTTTCGTTCTTAAAACAGTATTTTAAACattaaataacaaataaaaaccaAAAATTTCAGCTGCATAGGATCCGTTAGATCATTGGGTATGGAGGCTCAGGATTCTATCTTAAATCTAAGTATAAGCTAAAATCTCAATGGATGcggaccctatatatatatatatatatatatatttaattaaagtatataataaataagtaaacttttaaatattcaattcccaataaatatatatttagtttGAAAAGATATTTTCTGCAATGAATATCATAAAGAATCGTCTACGCAATCAGATGAGAGGTAAATGGATAATTGATAGATTGATTGTATATATTaagaaagagatttttaatGATCGATCATGCAAATATTCCAGTCAATGAAAACTCGTAAATTGTAATTCTAATAGACTTGAATTATTatgtagtataattttttttaaataaatgaaatatattttatatctaTAGCATGCTTATATTTTGTGCTCCACAATAAAAAATTCTGAATTCGTCCCAGGACACGAGGATTAAAAATAAGGTGTTAAGAATGTAAGGTGGGTGGAGACCATAtatttaatgtgtgtagagaaggtaggAATCACgtactatttttggaaagtgtcattataaatgtgacaaactaaaaaagaaagtgtgtcaagataagtgggacggaaGAAGTACTTCCTAATACCGTGCTACCCTTAAACTACCCCATTGCTACCTCTTGCAGTGGATCTAACCTTGaaaagaaaatgagtgaaaatgagcTCCACGATAAAATATTCCACTATGTCTgaagaaatatttttattataattaatatgtgaaaatagtgaaaaaaaatatgaaaaaataatttcttttctttttcataaaaataaacacATTCTTagggtgcatttactttgatgaataaattcaTCATtgaaaaatgaaggataacaaaaatttatgcttttaaatgtctcttttcttttccaatatttgacacaaaagagaaatTCACCATTAATATTATACATCctttaaatgaaaataatgaaggaaaaattgtgaacttctcttttatgtcaaatgttggaaaagaaatgagacatttaaaaacataaatttttgttatccttcatttttcaatgataaatttattcatcaaaataaacgcatctgtaataaatactccctccgtccactaattcatgacctagggGAGAAAACAcgtattttaagaaaaaaatgtattttttattagttgagtggagaaaagggactcacaaagtgtattgtttattagtttaatggagaaagggacccacaaaagtattgtttattgggacgcatcaattaaaaaatgtataaatagttACTATATAAAAATGAGTATGACATGAATTGATGGACAAatggagtaatttttatttgggaaaatatcatgaaaatccctGAACTATattcactttatcaaaaataccctgaaactttcggcatgttctctaaacccttaaactatcaggtttttatcaaatatatctcgcatctatttttcggttaccaaaaacgtgatgtgacTCGCTGAATGtcacaatttaatttatattctatttgtaaaaaaaatgacatgaaaaaaacgacttcgtttcgtaccatattctatcgtgtttatccataattctaggttattagcatGGATTTCAAACATGATAATatgagtgaattttaaatttcagagtgattttttttaaatgatatggtacgaaacgatgtcgttttttgccattgcatttttcaaaaatagaatataaattacattgtatCATCCGAGGAGCCACATCATatttttggtgaccgaaaaatagatgcggaatatatttgataaaaacctgataatTAGAGGATTTAGAGAACATTTTTAAAGTTTTatggtatttttgataaagcggatATACTTCAACATatcctttttatttatttttaccatCCAAAAATAACCATTTTCAAAGTCCACGCTTCAATCATAATTAATCTCAAAGAGTCGTGAGAATTCAATCTCGAGAAAGGGAGGATCTTCAATTTATCTCTCCCGCGCTATTTCCGATGCAGATCCCCATCCCCACATACCATATTATCCTTTCCCGTTTGTTAAATCTGCTCAGCCGACAACCACAATCAGTATACATTATATCGTATCCGGTCTCCGACTCTGTTGATACTTACCAATTAAGTGCAGTTACGTTACAGTTGTACTGAAAATTACTAGTCCAAATTTTATAAAACTCATAAATTTAGTGGAAGTTGGGAGAAGAGGAAAaggaaatagaaaataaattaatcattAATGAAAATCTTActtaaaaagggaaaaagaggaTGGTGAAGGGACGAGGCTGTCTGTGTTtgactagagagagagagacagaagCGAATCTGTAATTCTGTAGTGGGTCCAAGATCAAGAAACTAAAAGATGCAGGAAGAAATGGGACAAAGGCCTCTTGTTTTTGCCTACTATGTCTCTGGTCATGGATTTGGCCATGCCACCCGTGTTGCCGAGGTTCTCTTTTAGCTATTCCTTTCCCCATTTCCTTTGTTTATTTagtttatagtaatttttagtttatcagACAGCCGCTGTGATTTTGGCAATGTAGGAATATCTCATTCAGTATGTGCCATCATCAATCCTAATTCGATTGATCTCTCGTCAATTATGTAAATGTGCACAAGTATTTCTTTGGGTTCATTTGTATCTTTGAGTATGAGATCCACCTTTGAATTTATGCGAGACATTAGTTGTTGACGGTTTATGTGTTAACTTGTgtaatgattttttatttaacaaTTCAATAATGCTAGGGATGTTGTGGTTAGACTGAATAAGTTGTAGCTAGGAACGATCGAGTACGCATCATAGATATAAGTCATTATTGGGGAAATGGTGTTGGAGGTTCCGTTATTATCATAGAGCTTTATTTGCTTTGGGGAACAGCAATTGTTAGTTTAATATGCTTTcctagaaaaaaagaaaaaacatgaTGCAAGCTTGGTGACTACAACAACTTTTTGGATTCCATGGAAATTCATTTCTAGAATCTACTCAAAATGTGAAAGTCTGAGTTAGAAAGGAAACACTTTGTGCAGTAAGGGCCGGAGAAGGGCAATTACTCATTCGGGTGGAAAGGGGGCCCTCCTCCGAATGGTGACCATGTATTCATCCATAGGATTAATCAAAATGGTGAGGTTTCGGGAATTTCAATGGACGAGGATGCTCTTCACTCTTTACATAACCTGAGAGTTTCAGAAATTTCAGATATATGCATTGGTATCTTTCATGAGGCAGGCGAGGAACTATCTTTTCTGCAAATCTTTTTATGATTACTTGTGCAACACTGAAAGCCTTTTGTGCGCTTTATGTGGGAGGAACTGGGAGAGATAGGAGCGTATCTTTCTATCATATTTCCGCTCTTTATTGCCCAAAATGTTAGCAGCATGTACTATCCTTGCCAGAGTTTGGTTTCATCTAGGCCTCTCCTGGCTTATGCTGGATCTTTATGCTTAGGATGGTTTATAGGAACGAGCAGGGATGGTTGTCCTTGTTGTATGTTGGTCAGTATGGCTAGAGAGCAACTGGAGAATTCTTTAGGATATAAAGGAGTCCCTTTTAAGTCAACAGAAAAAGATCAAATATGTGGTACCTTTTGGTGCCCAAAAGGATAAAGATCTTTCTTATGTCCTTCATTTTGAGTTTATATTGCAAAAAATGAAGATCTTAATCcatacattttctttttctttctttgattattgattcataataaaatatcctttatttttcactaaaaaaagagaagaaggaaaGGTATCCTTTTTCTGAAAGATATCTTCTTGGCTTTACACAAAAAAATCTCATTTTGCAGATTTCTACTTTGAAGATTCAGAAACTTATGCTGATAATTCTACAAATGTTTCTTATGGGCAGGTAGTTCGTAATCTCATCCTGGCAGGACATGAAGTTCATGTGGTTACTGGTGCCCCAGACCACATTTTTACCACTGAAATACAGTCACCTAAACTCTTCATCAGGAAGGTCAATCCCCCTGccccccatttttttttgttatatctGTAACTTTAATACGTTTTGAGGTATAAAACTATCTCTAGTGTCTCTAGAAGCTGTACCACTTTGGACAGAAAGAGAACTTGCATTTGCATAACAATCGAAACCTGTTTGTTGGACACTATTGTCGCTTCAACATTGGGGAGTGGATCTATATCATAATAATGATTTGTCCTTATATTCTGGTGTTGGAAACCTTGAACTACATGTTGTAACTGCTATTCTTTTCTATATCCTTAGCAAGATTATCTTTATATTCCTTCTGTTGCTagttcttgtttcttttttggGTATCATTTTTCAGGGGCTGGTTGATGATACTGTACACATTTCTATCATTGACCCGTCGATGTAGACTGTATAATAaatgtaattttatttgtctGCAGGTGCTATTAGATATTGGAGCAGTTCAAGCAGATGCTTTGACAGTTGATCGTCTTGCGTCCTTGGAGAAGGTACTAGCAATGTAActggagagagtattatttctACTCCATTATTCACATTTTACATATTTTACATATTGTTTCTCAACTTTTGATTGTCTGGTGACTCTTGTC includes these proteins:
- the LOC131023373 gene encoding uncharacterized protein LOC131023373 yields the protein MVAPIWQIFLEWFGKIELIECPDIHSFLTFAWNSSFSSLLQRLWKIGVISLIWNIWISRNNVIFDDQAFSAVAVIKFLKLVFKETDDIKKLGFMDNIWSDYLSLRNLGVKSRPAPPPDYISVYWWPPDINWVKVNTDGSASGAPGLISAGGVFRNHKADVCGCFHIKGGSGFAFEAELLGVITAIAIAHNRGWRRLWLEADSSYVVNLLQNRGMDVPWRFRTYWKDTLRRLEDFVFTVTHIYREGNTAADIMAHSSRREGWWSNEIEEIKEAVRLDMSTHSYTRRI